CCAGGTTGACGATATGGTCGATATGGCAGGTGGCCTTGGGCTGAATGGTCGGTTCCGCCAGGCCGAGACGATTCATGTCCTCATCGAAAGCCTGAATGAATTCGCCGGCCAGGGTATCCGAGGAGATGCCGCGCTCGTTGGCGCGCTTGATGATTTTGTCGTCGACATCGGTGTAGTTGCGCACATAGGTGACATCGAAACCGATAAATTGCAGATAACGGTAAATGATATCGAACACCACATTGGCCCGGGCATGGCCGATATGGCAATAATCATAAACGGTTACCCCGCAGACATACATGCCGACCTTGCCGGGTTGCAGCGGCTCGAACTCTTCTTTGCGGCCGGTCATGGTATTGTAAACACGTAGGCTCATGGTAACGGTTTCTCCTTATTGTCGGGCGGACCGAAGACGGCTATTTGGCGCCGGCCTTGGCCCAGGAATCGCGTAAGGTTACGGTGCGGTTGAAGACCAGGTTGTCCGGTTTGCATTCGTAACGATCGGCGCAGAAATAGCCGAGTCTTTCAAACTGATAACGGCTTTCCGGGGCGGCTTCGGCCAGGGACGGCTCCAGCAGACAGTCTTTTACCGTCTGCAGGGAGTCGGGATTGAGGTGGGTCTTGAAGTCGACCTCCTTGTCGCCGTCCGGATTGGCCGCGTTGAACAGCCGGTCATACAGGCGCACTTCGGCTTTGACGGCATGGGCTTCGGAAACCCAGTGCAGGGTGCCTTTGACCTTGCGCCCGTCGGGAGCCGACCCGCCGCGGGAGTCCGGGTCGTAGCTGCAGCGCAGCTCGATGATCTCGCCGCTGTCGGGGTCCCGTACCACGTCTTCGCAGCGCACCAGATAGGCGTATTTGAGGCGCACCTCACGGCCCGGCGCAAGCCGGAAGAATTTTTTCGGCGGATCCTCCATGAAGTCGTCCCGCTCGATGTATACGACCCGGGAGAAGGGCACCTTGCGGTTGCCCATGGTCGGGTCGTTGGGGTGATTGGGAGCTTCGAATTCCTCGCTCTGACCTTCGGGGTAATTTTCGATGACCAACCGCAGGGGATTGAGCACCGCCATGGCACGCGGGGTCGAACGATCCAGGTCTTCGCGTACGCAGAATTCAAGAAAGCCCATGTCGACGCAGCTGTCTTTTTTGGAGACGCCGATGCGCTCGCAGAAGTTACGGATCGCCGCCGGCGTAAAACCGCGTCGGCGCAGACCGGCGAGGGTAGGCATGCGGGGGTCTTCCCAGCCTTGCACGTAGTTGCCGTTGACCAGTTCCAGCAGTTTGCGCTTGCTCATCACCGTGTAATTGATGTTGAGCCGGGCAAATTCGATCTGCTGGGGATGATGAATGCCGAGCTGTTCGATGAACCAGTCGTACAACGGCCGATGCGCCTCGAATTCGAGCGTGCAGATGGAGTGGGTAACCCCCTCCAGCGAATCGGACTGACCGTGGGTGAAGTCATACATGGGGTAGATGCACCAGGCATTGCCGGTGCGATGGTGTTCCGCGTGCAGGATGCGGTACATGACCGGATCGCGCAGGTTGAGGTTGGGCGCGGACATGTCGATTTTGGCGCGCAATACCTTGCTGCCGTCCGGAAAATCGCCGTTCTTCATGGCCTCGAACAGCGCCAGGTTTTCCTCCACGCTGCGATCCCGGTAGGGCGAGTTCTTGCCGGGTTCGGTCAGGGTTCCCCGGTGGGCGCGGATTTCCTCGGCCGTTAAATCATCGACATAGGCCTTGCCGGCTTCGATGAGTTGTATCGCCCAGCGATACAGCTGTTCGAAGTAATCCGAAGCGTAGTATTCGTGCTTGCCCCATTCAAAACCGAGCCATTGTACCGTTTCCTTGATGGAGTCGATATATTCCTGTTCTTCCTTGGTCGGGTTGGTATCGTCGAACCGCAGGTGGCAGCGGCTGCCGCCGGGGGCATCGGCATAATCGCGGGCCAGCCCGAAGTTGAGGCAGATACTTTTGGCGTGGCCGATATGCAGAAAGCCGTTGGGTTCCGGCGGAAAACGCGTGACCACGCAGCCATTGTTCTTGTTCTGGCTCAGGTCGGTATCGATGATGGTACGGATAAAATTGGTCGGTGCGGTCGGTTCCGCAGATTCCATCGAATCCTTATTCGACATGGGAAAAACCTCGTGGCGGTTTGGTGAACAATCGTTGGCAAGTATAAAAAACGACCTTTCGAAGAAAGGTCGCAAATTTACAGGTAAAATGCAACAGGGAATTGACCGGCCGGACCGATGTCCGGGCGGCCAACGCTAACGCTCTTCGCTGTGGGCGGCTTTGTTCAGCAGAACCACGGCATGGGACGAGATGCCCTCGCCGCGGCCTTCAAATCCAAGCTGCTCGGTGGTTGTCGCCTTGACATTGATGCGCGATACGTCGGTGCCGCAGGCCTCTGCGATGTTTTCGCGCATGTTGCCGATAAAGGGGGCGAGCTTGGGACGTTGAGCGATGATGGTCGCATCGAGGTTGCCAAGCCTGTACCCTTTGGTTTCGGCCAGGCGCATGACCTCATGCAGCAGTTTGATGCTGGAGATGCCCTTGTACGCCGGGTCGGTGTCGGGGAAATGTTTGCCGATATCGCCTTCGCCGAGGGCGCCGAGGATCGCATCGCAGATGGCATGCAACAGCACATCGGCATCGGAATGGCCCAACAAGCCAAGCGTATGCGGGATATCCACACCACCGAGAATGAGTTTGCGTTCCGCTACCAACTGGTGAACATCGTAGCCGTGTCCTATGCGCATCATGCTTGAAAATCTCCTGGAGTATCGAGAAAGGCCTGGGCCAGCACCAGGTCCTCGGGCGTGGTGATCTTGATGTTGCGATAACTGCCTTCGATCATGGCGACGCGGCCGCCGAGCCATTCGATCAGTGAAGCGTCGTCCGTTCCTTTGTGGTGTTGCTGCAGGGCTTGCGCGTGAGCGTCGCGGATCAGGCCGAAACGGAATGCCTGCGGGGTCTGGGCCTGCCACAGCAGACTTCGATCGGGGGTCGAGTCGATCATGCCGTCGGTAACCAGCTTGATGGTGTCCTTGACCGGAACCCCGACAATCGCCGCGCCGCATTGTTGGGCCGCCGCAACAGTGGGTTCGATGAGAGCGGGAGGCAGCAGCGGGCGGGCGCCGTCATGGATCAGGACGATGTCTCCTTCAGCCGCCTGGCAGGCCTGCAGGCCGTTGCGAACCGAATCCTGGCGTTCCGCGCCACCGGCAACCAGACCTCGCACTTTGCGGAAATCGTAGGGATCGATGACTTCCCGCCGGCAGAGCGGAAACTCCGCTTCCGGGCAGATGACAAAGATATGGTCGATACCGGGATGGCGATCGAAAAGGGCAATGGTGTGGCTTAAGACCGGCCGGTCACCCAGGGGCAGGTATTGTTTGTTGACGGACGCACCCATGCGTCGCCCCATGCCTGCGGCAGGAATCAGTACATAGACACTCATGATAGGGGGGCGGCAGAATCTAGGGGCGCCTGCCGGCACGCCAACAGGCCAGAATGAAAACTGGTATGACGAAAAATTGAAAATGCGGGAATGTTTACGGTGACCGGTGAAGTTACGCCAAGGGCCGACATGCCATGGTCGGGAAGGTCAGTGGCCAAAAAAACTTTCAACGCGGTCTGTGACCTGTTGTTCGTCTTTGCCATCCGCCAGGGCAATTTCTTTGACAACCAGTTTACGGGCAAGTTCCAGAACCTTTTTTTCACCGTAGGAGAGCTCTTTATCCTCGCGAATCATGTAGAGTTCCCGCAAAACCTCCGCTACCTCGAAAACATCGCCGGAGCGGATTTTTTCGTTGTAATCGCGTTGGCGGCGGCTCCATGAAGCCAGATTGCCCTGATTTTGAGTTTTGTCCTTGAGGATGTCGTAAACTGTGCGGACGCGGTCTTTGTCGATGAGGGATCTCATGCCGACGCTGTCGACGTTGTTGACCGGAATCATGATGGTCATGTCGCTGTCGACAATGCGAAGAACGTAGAAATCCATTTTTTGGCCAACGAATTCTTTCGATTCGATGGCCTCAATAACCCCGACACCTTGAGCTGGATAAACAGCCATGTCTCCAATTTTGAACAACTTAGACTCCTTTTTCTAACGTCGTCCAACTTAACATAATATGGAGACGTCCGTCAAGGGCGGCCCCCATCCCTGTTGGCGACAGGCCGGCCGGGCGTGGAAAGAAGATGACAAAACGGGAAATGCCGGCGCAGGTTGATCCCTCCCCAAATGCCTTATGGGGAGGGGGACAGACTCAGTTCAGTTCAACCAGGGCCCCTTGGCGAATCTGCAGCAGATACAGTACCTTGTCGGCATCGCCGGTGGTCGTGAAGCTGCTGGCCCCGGTGACTCCGGGGTAGTGCCGCATTTGTGTCAGGTCGCGGCGAAGGTTTGCCCGACTGTGGGCAGTAGGGTTTGCCAGCAGGGAAAGAGCGATCCCTGCCACATCGTATCCCTGGGCTTCGAGCAGGGACGGTTCTGCGCCGTATCGTTCGAAATAACGGTCGACAAAATCCTTTACAAACGGATAGGCGCTATAGCGATGGAAGCCGCTGACGAACACGGCATTTTCTATATATGGCCCTGCCTGCGGCAGCAGGTTCGGGGCATCCCAGTTGGCGCTTCCCAGAAGAGAGATATCGTCCAGCCCGTAAAACGGCAGCTGCGGTGCGATCAAGGCCAACCTGTTCGGGGTGTCGGGAATAAACAGGGCGTCAAAGGGAGGAGGCTCGGCGGCCTGGGCTTCGGCATCCTCCGGGGTGGTTTCAGGCTCGTTGGGCTGTTTGCCCTGCAACCGTTTGATCTGTTCGCGGAAGTCGGTGGCTTGCGGCTGGTAGGACTGCACAGCAACAATCTGTCCGCCCCGGGCGCGTACTTCATCGGCAAAGGCGGTGGAGAGATCCTGCCCGAGACGGGTTTCGGGGGCCAGGATGCCAAAAGACGTCATGTTCTGCTGGTACATGGCGTAATTGACCAGTGTCCGGACTTGCAGTTCGCTGGTCAGGGAGTTGCGAAATATCCAGGAACCGATCTGCGGAAGCCCCGTCTGTTGCGACAGGGTGAGCAGCGGCAGCTGCAGTCGTTCGGCTGTGTGAGCCGCCCGTTTGGCAGCGCTGCCCGTCAGGGGGCCGAGTATGCCGAGTATTTGAGGCGACGCGGCCAGTTCGGTCACCAGCTGCGCCGTAAGATCCGGATCGCCGGCACTGTCCCTTACCAGAAAGTGTACCGGTGCGTGTTGCAGGTTATGTTGTTCCAGCGCCAGTTGCATGCCCTGAAGAACCATCTTTCCGTAGTGCCCGAAGCG
This DNA window, taken from Syntrophotalea carbinolica DSM 2380, encodes the following:
- the ispD gene encoding 2-C-methyl-D-erythritol 4-phosphate cytidylyltransferase, yielding MSVYVLIPAAGMGRRMGASVNKQYLPLGDRPVLSHTIALFDRHPGIDHIFVICPEAEFPLCRREVIDPYDFRKVRGLVAGGAERQDSVRNGLQACQAAEGDIVLIHDGARPLLPPALIEPTVAAAQQCGAAIVGVPVKDTIKLVTDGMIDSTPDRSLLWQAQTPQAFRFGLIRDAHAQALQQHHKGTDDASLIEWLGGRVAMIEGSYRNIKITTPEDLVLAQAFLDTPGDFQA
- the ispF gene encoding 2-C-methyl-D-erythritol 2,4-cyclodiphosphate synthase; translated protein: MRIGHGYDVHQLVAERKLILGGVDIPHTLGLLGHSDADVLLHAICDAILGALGEGDIGKHFPDTDPAYKGISSIKLLHEVMRLAETKGYRLGNLDATIIAQRPKLAPFIGNMRENIAEACGTDVSRINVKATTTEQLGFEGRGEGISSHAVVLLNKAAHSEER
- a CDS encoding penicillin-binding protein activator encodes the protein MLKRTNLAALLLVFLAVLPGLRVCAATTDSPLKQALELYRSGAPDRAVPLFKAAIAQDPEAPETWRAHLALARIYHQKGRLADMLAELGAIPADRRTPETRLLEGFGLIGTGQHASGVELLRNLTENDLNGSQQQQRLTALTEGLVHLERPMEALFFIQQLLQQTIDPPQVSSLLQKAHELLKDRCSDAQLAEAAFLYQGTALGQDALLLQAWRHKQAGRTDQALLLVNSVLNTPIDFPFRNDADLLLQQLSHGGETPALGVILPLSGRFGHYGKMVLQGMQLALEQHNLQHAPVHFLVRDSAGDPDLTAQLVTELAASPQILGILGPLTGSAAKRAAHTAERLQLPLLTLSQQTGLPQIGSWIFRNSLTSELQVRTLVNYAMYQQNMTSFGILAPETRLGQDLSTAFADEVRARGGQIVAVQSYQPQATDFREQIKRLQGKQPNEPETTPEDAEAQAAEPPPFDALFIPDTPNRLALIAPQLPFYGLDDISLLGSANWDAPNLLPQAGPYIENAVFVSGFHRYSAYPFVKDFVDRYFERYGAEPSLLEAQGYDVAGIALSLLANPTAHSRANLRRDLTQMRHYPGVTGASSFTTTGDADKVLYLLQIRQGALVELN
- a CDS encoding glutamine--tRNA ligase/YqeY domain fusion protein, yielding MSNKDSMESAEPTAPTNFIRTIIDTDLSQNKNNGCVVTRFPPEPNGFLHIGHAKSICLNFGLARDYADAPGGSRCHLRFDDTNPTKEEQEYIDSIKETVQWLGFEWGKHEYYASDYFEQLYRWAIQLIEAGKAYVDDLTAEEIRAHRGTLTEPGKNSPYRDRSVEENLALFEAMKNGDFPDGSKVLRAKIDMSAPNLNLRDPVMYRILHAEHHRTGNAWCIYPMYDFTHGQSDSLEGVTHSICTLEFEAHRPLYDWFIEQLGIHHPQQIEFARLNINYTVMSKRKLLELVNGNYVQGWEDPRMPTLAGLRRRGFTPAAIRNFCERIGVSKKDSCVDMGFLEFCVREDLDRSTPRAMAVLNPLRLVIENYPEGQSEEFEAPNHPNDPTMGNRKVPFSRVVYIERDDFMEDPPKKFFRLAPGREVRLKYAYLVRCEDVVRDPDSGEIIELRCSYDPDSRGGSAPDGRKVKGTLHWVSEAHAVKAEVRLYDRLFNAANPDGDKEVDFKTHLNPDSLQTVKDCLLEPSLAEAAPESRYQFERLGYFCADRYECKPDNLVFNRTVTLRDSWAKAGAK
- a CDS encoding CarD family transcriptional regulator — its product is MFKIGDMAVYPAQGVGVIEAIESKEFVGQKMDFYVLRIVDSDMTIMIPVNNVDSVGMRSLIDKDRVRTVYDILKDKTQNQGNLASWSRRQRDYNEKIRSGDVFEVAEVLRELYMIREDKELSYGEKKVLELARKLVVKEIALADGKDEQQVTDRVESFFGH